In a genomic window of Sutcliffiella sp. FSL R7-0096:
- a CDS encoding IS110 family transposase, translated as MDPVIGLDVAKGESQVQAFLARKRPFGKSFKFKHDTNGLRDFYVFYKEVERQADAEPVIIFESTGHYHEPILQYLEERRITYYLVNPVVSYETKKSSLRKVKSDPADAKHLCELYYKEDLVAFHRKSVQTMNLRNLCRQHDSLTRNYVQLKLQFQTILDQVFPEYKGVFSNLYSPISLKTLLTYPTSDDVLKIQTDEIAKEMHSLGGRRSFGWFCEKALKLKEAAERNPFKKTLYQSHLVTLKMYIQMLLQQRKFLNVLEQEIDKLAMHFEDYEILRSIPGVGSKIAATLISEIGEVTQFSHPKKLVAYAGIDPRIYQSGKFTASINRITKRGSTKLRQTLYTAVQCGLTNNRNAKLREFYDKKRSEGKPHKVAIIACANKLLHWIYAILKHKQKYTA; from the coding sequence ATGGATCCAGTGATTGGCCTGGATGTCGCAAAAGGAGAAAGCCAAGTTCAAGCTTTCCTGGCAAGAAAGCGCCCCTTCGGAAAGAGCTTTAAGTTTAAGCATGATACTAATGGACTGCGAGATTTTTATGTATTTTACAAAGAGGTAGAACGGCAAGCTGACGCTGAACCTGTCATCATTTTTGAATCTACAGGTCATTACCACGAACCGATTTTACAGTATCTTGAGGAGAGAAGGATTACTTATTACTTAGTTAATCCCGTTGTTTCTTACGAAACGAAAAAAAGTAGCCTCCGAAAAGTAAAGTCAGACCCAGCTGATGCGAAACATTTGTGTGAACTGTACTACAAAGAAGACTTAGTAGCCTTTCACAGAAAAAGTGTTCAAACGATGAACTTGAGAAATTTGTGTAGGCAACACGATTCATTAACGCGTAATTATGTTCAACTTAAATTACAATTTCAAACCATTCTTGATCAAGTGTTCCCTGAATATAAAGGTGTTTTTAGTAATTTATATTCGCCTATATCATTAAAGACTTTACTCACTTACCCTACTTCAGATGACGTATTGAAGATACAAACTGATGAAATAGCTAAGGAGATGCATAGTCTAGGAGGTAGAAGATCATTTGGTTGGTTTTGCGAAAAGGCATTGAAGTTAAAAGAGGCAGCAGAACGGAACCCATTTAAGAAAACACTGTATCAAAGCCATTTAGTTACTCTAAAAATGTATATTCAAATGCTTCTTCAACAACGAAAATTTCTCAACGTACTTGAGCAGGAAATTGATAAATTAGCAATGCATTTTGAGGATTATGAGATCCTTCGCTCCATCCCAGGGGTGGGTTCTAAAATTGCAGCTACTCTTATCTCAGAAATAGGTGAAGTCACACAATTTAGTCACCCGAAAAAGCTAGTAGCTTATGCAGGCATTGATCCTCGGATTTACCAATCAGGGAAGTTTACAGCATCTATCAATCGCATCACCAAGAGAGGATCTACAAAGCTACGTCAAACACTCTATACAGCTGTTCAGTGTGGGTTAACAAACAACCGAAATGCGAAACTCCGAGAGTTTTATGACAAAAAAAGAAGTGAGGGCAAGCCTCACAAAGTAGCCATCATAGCTTGCGCCAACAAGCTATTGCATTGGATTTATGCCATCTTAAAACATAAGCAAAAGTATACAGCATAA
- a CDS encoding MepB family protein produces MNDFYTALNYVNKMIYEPNDLTVKSIQEEIQNSKYGAGTFRLSSRTVRFRVANITPTKVGQFVAFWEKDENNKNQPFTYEEAPDLLVITTFTDDGEFGQFIFPKEVLFKQDILRSISTKGKMALRVYSSWDKPTSKQAMKTQKWQLPYFVDMSDPSKLPIDKIIELYSF; encoded by the coding sequence ATGAATGATTTTTATACAGCATTAAATTATGTAAATAAAATGATATACGAGCCAAATGACTTAACTGTAAAGTCGATTCAAGAAGAAATACAAAACTCTAAGTATGGTGCTGGTACATTTCGATTATCTTCGAGAACAGTTCGTTTCAGGGTTGCAAATATAACCCCCACCAAAGTAGGGCAGTTTGTTGCCTTTTGGGAAAAAGATGAAAATAATAAAAACCAACCCTTTACATATGAGGAAGCACCTGATTTATTAGTTATAACTACTTTTACAGATGATGGTGAGTTTGGACAATTTATTTTTCCAAAAGAAGTTCTTTTCAAACAGGATATTCTTAGGTCCATTTCAACAAAGGGGAAAATGGCATTAAGAGTTTATTCTAGCTGGGATAAACCGACTAGTAAGCAAGCTATGAAAACTCAAAAATGGCAGTTGCCTTATTTTGTTGACATGAGTGATCCGAGTAAATTACCCATAGATAAAATAATAGAACTGTATTCGTTTTAA
- a CDS encoding phosphotransferase — translation MSNPSNEELLAGGNVSKVFRSGNTVRRDLKSNSNRIHALLKHLESKGFNYAPKYIGTDDKGREILSFIEGEAGNYPLKKYMWSNDVLLEIAKMLRFYHDSVSDFSFDDSWQSLDNTPQPLEVLCHNDFAMYNIIFNNERPVGIIDFDVVGPGPRLWDIAYTLYTCVPLSRFYLTEIGEKEYYNSSKHSNRIKRRVELFFEGYGKEFEEDYLEMVLLRLEGLCSTIRRKASEGDLAFQKMINEGHLEHYQNDIKFIADHRNEWI, via the coding sequence ATGTCTAATCCCTCAAATGAGGAATTGTTAGCTGGTGGAAATGTCTCCAAAGTTTTTCGTTCAGGTAATACAGTTAGGCGAGATTTAAAGTCAAATAGCAATAGGATTCATGCACTGTTGAAACATCTAGAAAGCAAAGGGTTCAATTATGCACCTAAATACATAGGTACTGACGATAAAGGAAGAGAGATATTATCATTTATAGAAGGAGAAGCTGGTAATTATCCATTAAAAAAGTATATGTGGTCTAATGATGTCTTATTAGAAATTGCCAAGATGCTTCGTTTTTATCATGATTCTGTAAGTGACTTTTCATTTGATGATAGTTGGCAATCATTAGATAATACTCCACAACCACTTGAGGTACTTTGCCATAATGACTTTGCAATGTACAACATTATTTTCAATAATGAAAGGCCAGTAGGTATTATTGACTTTGATGTTGTTGGACCTGGTCCTCGACTTTGGGACATAGCCTATACTCTTTATACTTGCGTACCATTAAGTAGATTCTATCTTACTGAAATAGGTGAAAAAGAATATTATAATTCATCCAAGCATTCCAACCGTATCAAACGAAGAGTGGAATTGTTTTTTGAAGGTTACGGTAAAGAATTTGAAGAAGATTATTTAGAGATGGTTTTACTACGATTAGAAGGGTTATGTAGCACAATCAGAAGAAAAGCTAGTGAAGGTGATCTTGCTTTTCAGAAGATGATAAATGAAGGGCATCTAGAACATTATCAAAATGATATTAAATTCATTGCAGACCATCGGAATGAATGGATTTAG
- a CDS encoding ABC transporter ATP-binding protein: MLKVDSVEKTYKKGGLFSSERQNILKGVSFECKNGECLGIIGESGSGKSTLGRLLIGIEKPDSGMVLFDGKNVVDRKVRLGSISAVFQDYKSSINPFYTVEDAILEPMKIQNNSRKENKDKVVNLLNQVGLPASYRNKYPHELSGGEVQRVCIARAISTEPKCIILDEAISSLDVSVQTQVLELLKKLKKIYNMSYVFITHDLQAAAYICDRIIIFKDGQIEEIVGIEQLKDVQSVYARKLLQSLITF, encoded by the coding sequence TTGCTGAAGGTCGATAGTGTTGAGAAAACCTACAAAAAAGGTGGATTATTTTCTTCAGAGAGACAGAACATTCTAAAGGGTGTTAGTTTTGAATGTAAGAATGGAGAATGTCTTGGTATTATCGGAGAAAGTGGAAGTGGCAAATCCACGTTAGGACGTTTGTTAATAGGTATTGAAAAACCTGATAGTGGAATGGTTTTATTTGATGGAAAGAATGTAGTAGACAGAAAAGTAAGACTAGGCAGCATAAGCGCTGTTTTTCAAGACTATAAATCTTCCATTAATCCGTTCTATACGGTTGAGGATGCAATCTTGGAACCAATGAAAATTCAGAACAATAGTAGAAAAGAAAATAAAGACAAGGTTGTAAACCTCTTAAATCAAGTTGGTTTACCAGCTTCTTATCGAAACAAGTATCCTCATGAGTTATCAGGAGGAGAGGTTCAGAGAGTGTGTATTGCAAGGGCCATTTCCACTGAACCAAAATGTATTATATTAGATGAAGCAATCAGCTCGTTAGATGTATCCGTTCAAACACAAGTTCTTGAATTACTTAAGAAATTAAAAAAAATATACAATATGAGTTACGTCTTTATCACACATGATTTACAGGCTGCTGCCTATATTTGCGACAGGATCATCATCTTTAAGGATGGTCAAATTGAAGAAATAGTGGGAATTGAACAATTAAAGGATGTTCAGTCTGTTTATGCAAGAAAGCTATTACAATCGTTGATAACGTTTTAA
- a CDS encoding MFS transporter gives MSGAMSWPFLRLYLLVLLYFSANAILNVIIPLQGGALGATNTTIGLIMGAYLFTTMFFRPWAGQIIQKHGPIKVLRIILIINGFALILYTVTGLGGYLVARMLQGVSTAFFSMALQIGIIDALPEKDRSQGISLYSLFSYIPGIIGPLLALGIWQGGMEYFAIVMIAIAIFTGVFGYSAKMDKAEDQSLKNNAEQHVNMFHSFGQLVKNPHLFKCSVLMLVGSIVFGAITVFIPLYAQQMKNGNAGIFLMLMAATVVISRFTLRKKIPSDGKWHSNFMMGTMFLLAMGAQSVSYSIDGGSVFFYVGAVLMGVAQALLYPTLTTYLSFVLPKFNRNVLLGLFIAMADLGVSLGGVIMGPIADLFSYSTMYQLCAILSIVMILYSYERRKVFIGQI, from the coding sequence GTGAGTGGAGCTATGTCTTGGCCTTTTCTACGTTTGTATCTGTTAGTGCTTCTTTATTTCAGTGCCAATGCTATACTCAATGTCATTATCCCTTTGCAAGGGGGAGCATTAGGAGCCACCAATACAACAATAGGTTTGATTATGGGGGCATATTTGTTTACAACCATGTTTTTTAGACCATGGGCAGGTCAAATCATTCAAAAGCATGGACCGATAAAAGTGTTGCGTATTATTCTTATTATCAATGGTTTCGCTTTAATATTATATACGGTAACTGGGCTAGGCGGCTACCTAGTAGCTCGTATGTTACAAGGGGTTTCAACAGCGTTCTTTTCAATGGCCTTACAGATTGGGATTATTGATGCACTGCCAGAGAAAGATCGTTCTCAGGGAATTTCACTTTATTCCTTATTTTCGTATATACCAGGTATTATTGGACCTTTATTGGCATTAGGCATCTGGCAAGGGGGAATGGAATACTTTGCAATTGTCATGATAGCAATTGCCATTTTTACGGGTGTGTTTGGCTATAGTGCCAAAATGGATAAAGCTGAAGACCAGTCACTTAAAAATAATGCTGAACAGCATGTAAATATGTTTCATTCATTTGGTCAGTTAGTAAAAAATCCTCATTTATTTAAATGTAGTGTACTGATGTTAGTTGGTTCGATTGTATTTGGAGCAATTACTGTCTTCATACCTCTTTATGCTCAACAGATGAAAAACGGAAATGCTGGAATTTTCCTGATGCTTATGGCGGCAACTGTTGTAATCTCTCGATTTACGTTAAGAAAAAAGATCCCTTCCGATGGTAAATGGCACTCTAACTTTATGATGGGAACGATGTTTCTTTTAGCAATGGGGGCACAAAGTGTAAGTTATTCCATAGACGGGGGATCGGTATTTTTCTACGTTGGTGCTGTTTTAATGGGAGTAGCTCAGGCGCTTCTCTATCCAACATTAACAACGTATTTAAGTTTTGTTTTACCTAAGTTCAACCGCAATGTGCTACTCGGGTTATTTATCGCAATGGCTGACTTAGGAGTATCACTTGGTGGGGTCATAATGGGACCGATAGCCGATCTATTTTCATACTCAACTATGTATCAATTATGTGCTATCTTATCTATAGTGATGATTCTCTATTCCTATGAACGGCGCAAGGTGTTTATCGGCCAAATCTAG
- a CDS encoding helix-turn-helix transcriptional regulator: MRLGEQIRTIRNKENLSQEQLGQKMNVTRQAIYKWESGKGYPDIQNLIKLSELFEISIDKLIKGDSSFQSKIKVKGGTGMFSNRNFLSSLNYFSFFFAPLFSHSSP, translated from the coding sequence GTGAGACTTGGCGAACAAATTAGAACGATACGCAATAAGGAAAATCTATCACAAGAGCAGTTGGGACAAAAAATGAATGTTACCAGACAAGCCATTTATAAATGGGAAAGTGGGAAAGGTTACCCAGATATTCAAAATCTAATTAAACTAAGTGAGTTATTTGAAATCAGTATAGATAAGTTAATAAAGGGAGACAGTTCCTTTCAAAGTAAAATCAAAGTTAAAGGAGGTACAGGTATGTTCTCAAATAGGAATTTTTTATCATCATTAAACTATTTCAGTTTCTTTTTCGCTCCATTATTTTCCCACTCCTCACCATGA
- the opp1B gene encoding nickel/cobalt ABC transporter permease, whose protein sequence is MGSYIIRRILITVPLLLTISFLTFILINLSPLDPAEVVLQAQGVPEITEDLLKQTKEQLGMDKPFILQYFDWLYATLQLDFGDSYINSKPVWSLIGPAFLNTFKLTLVSSISIILISIILGVICALNEGKILDKSVRGFSFFLTAMPSYWLASIMIWYISVKLDLLPTSGMESYKSYILPVIIITISYAGIYFRNVRTSMLNNLHEDYVLYGRASGLSEWKITKHILRNSLQVAISIFGMSIPIILGSTVIIENVFAWPGLGTLSVKAILSRDFPIIQAYVLILAASFVLFNTISDIINAAMNPKLRNDL, encoded by the coding sequence ATGGGAAGTTATATCATTAGAAGAATACTAATTACAGTCCCTTTACTTTTAACCATCTCGTTTTTGACCTTTATCTTAATTAATCTATCGCCTTTAGACCCAGCTGAGGTGGTATTACAAGCTCAAGGTGTCCCAGAGATAACAGAAGATTTATTAAAACAAACAAAAGAGCAGCTTGGGATGGATAAGCCATTTATTTTACAATACTTTGACTGGCTTTATGCTACCTTACAGTTGGATTTTGGAGATTCATATATTAATAGCAAACCAGTGTGGTCGTTAATAGGTCCTGCATTTTTGAATACATTCAAGTTAACGTTGGTTTCATCGATTTCTATTATCCTTATTTCTATAATATTAGGTGTCATTTGTGCGTTGAATGAAGGAAAAATATTGGATAAATCGGTAAGAGGATTTTCGTTTTTCTTAACCGCAATGCCGTCATACTGGCTGGCATCTATTATGATTTGGTACATATCGGTTAAATTAGACTTACTACCAACAAGTGGGATGGAATCTTATAAAAGCTATATCCTACCGGTTATTATTATTACGATTAGTTATGCTGGTATATATTTTAGAAATGTTAGAACATCTATGTTAAATAATTTACATGAGGATTACGTTCTATACGGAAGGGCATCTGGGTTATCAGAATGGAAAATTACTAAGCATATTCTAAGAAATTCATTGCAGGTTGCCATTTCGATATTTGGTATGTCTATACCCATCATATTAGGAAGCACAGTTATTATAGAAAACGTTTTTGCATGGCCAGGGCTAGGTACTCTAAGTGTTAAAGCAATTCTAAGCAGAGACTTCCCAATTATACAGGCATACGTTCTTATATTAGCAGCATCCTTTGTTTTGTTTAATACGATCTCCGATATTATAAATGCTGCGATGAATCCTAAGTTAAGGAATGATCTTTAA
- a CDS encoding alpha/beta hydrolase yields MKKEVMFIHSAGPQEGKQGSSQLIAYLQKSISSDYSFSSPAMPDPENPSYDLWENVLKEKLSELNGSVILIGHSLGGSVLLKYLSEGNCNLSISGLFLMGSPYWGLDKEWLFKEFELSDKFATRLPQISQIYLYHSRNDEVVPFSHFEHYAYKLPHAKARIFENYGHLFQDDLPELVQDIEAINR; encoded by the coding sequence TTGAAAAAGGAAGTAATGTTTATTCACAGCGCAGGACCCCAGGAAGGGAAACAGGGAAGTAGCCAACTAATCGCCTACTTACAAAAATCGATTAGTTCGGATTACAGTTTTTCCTCTCCTGCCATGCCAGATCCTGAAAACCCGAGTTATGATTTATGGGAGAACGTATTAAAAGAGAAACTTTCTGAGTTAAATGGTTCCGTTATTTTGATCGGCCATTCACTAGGTGGATCTGTCCTCCTAAAGTATCTCTCAGAAGGAAATTGTAATTTATCCATCTCTGGTTTGTTTTTGATGGGATCGCCGTACTGGGGCCTGGATAAAGAGTGGCTATTTAAAGAATTTGAACTCTCCGATAAATTTGCTACAAGACTACCTCAAATCTCACAAATCTATCTATATCATAGTCGAAATGATGAAGTAGTACCTTTTTCTCATTTTGAACACTATGCCTATAAACTCCCACACGCGAAGGCAAGGATCTTCGAGAACTACGGGCATTTATTTCAAGATGATCTGCCTGAACTTGTTCAAGATATCGAAGCAATAAATCGTTAA
- a CDS encoding ABC transporter ATP-binding protein, which yields MNILEVKNLKVWDNNSGKEIIHDSSFELKAGSCLAIVGESGSGKSVTCRAIMRLNRSYLNQSGDILFKGENISKLSTKEMGKKRGKNLCMILQNGMSAFDPSCVVGVHLRETLAEHFNWSRNEIARRMTGTMESVMLKNPADIMNKYPHQLSGGMLQRVMIALALVLEPDIIIADEPTTALDTISQYEVVEQFIRLRERMGCSMIFISHDLGVVRKIADDVMVMKDGEIIERGKTETIFKEAQHEYTKYLVSTRLALSDHFKKVMGEGMLVAEGR from the coding sequence ATGAATATATTAGAAGTCAAAAATTTAAAGGTTTGGGATAACAATTCTGGAAAAGAAATTATTCACGATAGTTCATTTGAATTAAAAGCAGGGAGCTGCCTTGCAATTGTAGGAGAAAGTGGAAGTGGAAAGTCCGTTACTTGTAGAGCGATCATGAGGTTAAACAGGTCCTATCTTAACCAATCAGGAGATATTCTTTTTAAAGGCGAAAACATTAGCAAATTATCTACAAAAGAGATGGGAAAGAAGAGGGGGAAAAACCTCTGCATGATTCTACAAAATGGGATGAGTGCCTTCGATCCCTCTTGTGTGGTTGGTGTTCATTTAAGAGAAACACTTGCTGAACACTTCAATTGGAGTAGAAATGAAATCGCACGAAGAATGACAGGAACCATGGAAAGTGTCATGCTGAAAAACCCGGCAGATATTATGAACAAATATCCTCATCAGTTGTCAGGGGGAATGCTGCAACGAGTTATGATAGCATTGGCTCTGGTCTTAGAACCGGATATTATCATTGCGGATGAACCGACCACAGCACTAGATACCATCTCGCAATATGAAGTAGTGGAACAGTTTATTAGATTGCGAGAAAGAATGGGTTGTTCGATGATCTTTATTTCTCATGATCTGGGTGTTGTAAGGAAAATTGCAGATGATGTCATGGTGATGAAGGATGGAGAAATTATAGAACGAGGGAAAACCGAAACCATTTTTAAAGAGGCGCAACATGAGTACACTAAATATTTAGTATCCACTAGACTCGCGCTGAGTGATCATTTCAAGAAAGTAATGGGGGAGGGGATGCTAGTTGCTGAAGGTCGATAG
- the opp1C gene encoding nickel/cobalt ABC transporter permease translates to MRILKNLSKDKIGTISLLIIVVTIIVGIFAPLFAPSAPNEVNMSLRYASPSWEYLLGNDHLGRCILSRIIYGIRPSVLWVLVVLLISVLIGAILGFLAGYFRGKVDAVIMRMCDTMLSFPGYVMALAIIGVLGVGLENILLAFALIKWAWFARVIRTSVMQYAELDYVKFSKASGISDITIICKHIVPVTFSEIAVISSGSIGSMILQISGFSFLGLGIQAPNAEWGMMLNEAREVMFTRPELMLAPGLAIVIVVSAFNFLSDSLQVALDPKLVNSKTKHKGNLPLSKIKVQEKEVAN, encoded by the coding sequence ATGAGAATATTGAAAAACTTAAGTAAAGATAAAATAGGTACGATATCTTTATTGATCATTGTTGTCACAATTATTGTTGGTATTTTCGCGCCGTTATTTGCGCCATCTGCCCCTAATGAAGTCAACATGAGTCTTCGATATGCTTCACCTTCGTGGGAATACTTATTAGGTAATGATCATTTAGGGAGATGTATTTTGTCCAGAATCATCTATGGAATTCGACCAAGTGTATTATGGGTGTTAGTTGTCTTGTTAATATCTGTTTTAATTGGCGCTATCTTAGGTTTTCTGGCTGGCTATTTTAGAGGGAAAGTCGATGCGGTCATTATGAGAATGTGTGATACGATGCTATCTTTTCCAGGATACGTTATGGCACTAGCGATTATTGGGGTCTTAGGTGTGGGTCTTGAAAACATTCTCCTTGCATTTGCCTTGATAAAATGGGCATGGTTTGCCCGCGTCATCAGAACTTCTGTCATGCAGTATGCTGAACTAGATTATGTGAAGTTCTCTAAAGCATCAGGTATTAGTGATATAACAATAATTTGTAAGCACATTGTTCCCGTTACCTTTTCTGAAATTGCAGTAATTTCTAGTGGCTCTATTGGATCGATGATTTTGCAAATCTCAGGTTTTTCATTTTTAGGTTTAGGAATTCAGGCCCCAAATGCTGAATGGGGGATGATGTTAAATGAAGCAAGGGAAGTAATGTTTACGAGACCAGAGTTAATGCTGGCTCCCGGTTTAGCCATTGTTATTGTAGTATCGGCATTCAATTTTTTATCTGATTCGCTTCAAGTTGCTCTAGACCCTAAACTAGTAAACTCCAAAACCAAGCATAAAGGTAATTTACCACTTTCGAAAATAAAGGTGCAAGAAAAAGAGGTGGCTAATTAG
- a CDS encoding alpha/beta hydrolase-fold protein: MVELETFQMVSSILKNNRLVRVYLPKNYSKSESKRYPVLYMHDGQNVFQDRDAIGGVSLDVEKYVETNDIDIIIVAIDQVAEERKNEYCPWESGEYVKKLTGNCASYGGKGKQYVEFIVHELKPTIDSNYRTISDNSMMAGISLGGLITIYAACKYPHLFRTIICISSSFWANQEEIEKLIDESDLTPIKSIYLDCGTNEAGEGTKLSDEFKESNQIIYNKLRDKILHTRFVVIQDAEHSYRFFKRRNRELFLSIQKM; this comes from the coding sequence GTGGTTGAACTGGAAACTTTTCAAATGGTTAGTTCAATATTAAAGAACAATAGACTTGTTCGGGTTTATCTTCCCAAGAATTATTCAAAATCAGAAAGCAAGCGATATCCAGTTTTATATATGCATGATGGTCAAAATGTGTTTCAAGATAGGGATGCAATTGGCGGTGTTTCGTTAGATGTAGAAAAATATGTAGAAACAAATGATATAGATATTATTATAGTAGCCATTGATCAAGTCGCTGAAGAACGGAAAAATGAGTATTGTCCATGGGAGAGTGGAGAATATGTAAAGAAACTAACCGGTAATTGTGCTTCGTATGGCGGAAAAGGAAAGCAATATGTTGAATTTATTGTCCATGAACTAAAACCAACCATTGATAGTAATTACCGCACTATTAGTGATAATAGCATGATGGCAGGTATCTCACTTGGTGGATTAATCACGATTTACGCTGCTTGTAAATATCCCCATTTATTCCGTACTATTATTTGTATATCTTCTTCATTTTGGGCCAATCAAGAGGAAATAGAAAAACTTATCGATGAAAGTGATCTTACTCCTATTAAATCAATTTATTTAGACTGTGGAACAAATGAGGCTGGTGAAGGCACCAAATTAAGTGATGAATTTAAAGAGTCTAATCAAATCATCTATAATAAGTTAAGAGATAAAATTCTACATACAAGATTTGTGGTTATCCAAGATGCAGAACATTCTTATCGCTTCTTCAAAAGAAGAAATCGAGAATTGTTTCTCTCTATACAAAAAATGTGA
- a CDS encoding helicase, whose protein sequence is MRIGNEKTYPDCPIITRTVELGGLTKQQLIHRLQEYSILLNEYGERLLTDEKFMTSETKYSLQTIELTVAYLGFPEGATTPQIYKKASELGLELCPLELGPYLRLEYLDQPEGDSGTSIQQHQAPTGSITIATEILTVDDNFPKGFYLRRINDELWLRGYIADDLHIWNPNDPFVFCLTKKL, encoded by the coding sequence ATGCGTATAGGAAATGAGAAAACATACCCTGATTGTCCAATTATTACGAGAACGGTAGAGCTTGGTGGACTTACGAAACAGCAGCTTATACATAGATTGCAGGAATACTCTATCCTGTTGAATGAGTATGGAGAAAGGCTATTAACTGATGAAAAATTTATGACTTCTGAAACAAAGTATAGCTTGCAGACGATTGAACTAACTGTTGCTTACCTTGGCTTCCCTGAAGGTGCTACCACTCCTCAAATCTATAAAAAAGCGAGCGAACTCGGTTTGGAATTGTGTCCACTTGAGTTGGGACCTTATCTAAGACTAGAGTATCTGGATCAGCCCGAAGGTGATTCGGGGACTTCTATACAGCAACATCAAGCTCCAACAGGATCCATAACAATAGCAACGGAGATACTAACTGTAGACGATAATTTTCCGAAAGGCTTTTACCTTAGACGAATTAACGACGAGTTGTGGCTTCGGGGCTACATTGCTGATGATTTGCACATTTGGAATCCTAATGACCCTTTTGTCTTTTGTCTAACAAAAAAGCTTTAA